In Natrinema sp. HArc-T2, the genomic window GACAGATTGCAGTTGCATTCGGCGTCATCGAGACAGCGGAGTAGCGTGGGTTCGGGTTCTCGGGTGAGCCAGCTCCCGTATACGACAACGCATCGCTGGCCGGCACAGACAACAGACACAACCAGGCTCGTGTGAGAACGGTCGCAAACGCGTACGCTTATCGGGTCAGCATGTCTCGAGCCGATCGATTTCACCACATCGCGACGCAACGGACCCATCCCCACGGTCGTCAATCGGTGGAAATGGTGCGTTATAAGGGCCTCTAGACGGAACCCCCTGTATGGCAATCAAACCGGCCTACGTCAAGAAGACCGGCAACCTCCTCCTGGAGCAGTACCCGGAAGCGTTCACGACTGACTTCGAACAGAACAAAGAAAGCGTCGAGAAGCTCACCAACGTCGATTCCAAGGGCGTTCGTAACCGCATCGCGGGATACGTCACTCGAAAGAAAGGCGCGCAAGTGCCTGCGTAAGTCGGTTTTCTTATACTAGCGACGGTCCGTCACTGTCCACCCGATCACACGACAGCGATAGTGATCGGTGTGTGACTCGTTTCAGCATCTCCTGTCTCGAAGCGCTGTCAGCGTGAGACGGCAAGCTACGCGACACTCTGGTGAGGTCGAAAACGGTCGATGACCGAGAAGCGAGAGCGGATCGTGTCGAAACTCGAGTTACTCGCCGAAGCCGGGCTCCATGTAGGCTGCGGCAGTGAGTGCCACGATGGCGATGCCGAGCCCGAACACGAGCGCGACGGCCCCCGTCAAGATATCGAGCTGATAGCCGATCCCCGGGAACACGCCACCAGTGAAACCGAGCCACGCAATAAAAACGGACAGCAGCGCGGAGACGGCTGCGACAGCCGTCGCGCCCATGCTGAACGGCGTCTCGAGCAGTCCCCCGTTGCGGGTACTCGTGGTCGAACTCGTCATCGGAACCACCTCTGGCCAGTGGCCTCGCGTCGATCCTGTCGGTAGTGCATCGGTCGCTAGGTACTGCTCCCGTTTCTTAATCTCTTCTATCCGAAGTAGCGAATCGCTCCCCTGACGGCGTATCCTCGCTGTCAGCCACGCCAGCGGACTCGAGTGACGTTGGATCGCCACGCTCGAGTAATTCTGTCGACTGACATGCGCTACCGAAAACCCAAACGGTTTTGCGGACACGACTCTGAGTGGCGGAAAATGGCAGTACGAGTAGGCGTACTCGGTGCGACCGGAGCCGTTGGACAGCGACTCATCCAGCTGCTCGACCCGCACCCTGATTTCGAGATCGCAGCACTGACCGCAAGCGACGCAAGCGCCGGCAAGACGTACCGGCAGGCCGCAAAGTGGCGCGTCGACAGTCCAATCCCGGACGACGTCGCCGACATGACCGTGACGGCGACCGACCCCGACGACGTGCCAAACGACGTCGACCTCCTGTTCTCGTCGCTCCCCTCGAGCGTCGGCGAGGCCGTCGAGCCCGGCTTCTGTGAGGCCGGCTACGTCGTCTCCTCGAACTCCTCGAACGGTCGAATGGACGAGGACATCCCCCTCGTGATCCCCGAGGTCAACGCCGACCACCTCGACTTGCTCGAGGTCCAGCGCGACGAGCGCGGCTGGGACGGCGCGATGGTCAAAAACCCCAACTGCTCGACGATCACCTTCGTCCCCACGCTCGCCGCCCTCGACGACTACGGCCTCGAGAAAGTCCACGTCGCGACCCTGCAGGCCGTCTCGGGCGCGGGCTACGACGGCGTCACCTCGATGGAGATCATCGACAACGCCATTCCCCACATCGGCGGCGAAGAGGACAAACTCGAGACCGAATCGAAGAAACTGCTCGGCAGCTTCGACGGCGCGGAACTGGCGCTCAACGACGTCGAGGTCGGCGCTTCGTGTAACCGTATCCCGACGATCGACGGCCACCTCGAAAACGTCTTCGTCGAAACCGCCGAGGACCTCACCCCCGACGAGGCCGCCGAGGCCATGCGCGAGTACCCCTCCCTCGACCTTCCTTCCTCGCCGGACCAGTTGATCGAAGTCTTCGAAGACCCCGAGCGACCACAGCCACGCCTCGACCGCACCCTCGGCGACGGCATGTCGGTCTCTGCCGGCGGCATTCGCGAGTCGACGTTCGGCCTGCAGTACAACTGTCTCGCACACAATACGATGCGCGGCGCAGCCGGTGCGAGCGTGCTCAACGGCGAACTACTGCTCGAGAACGGCTACCTCTAGAGCCGGCAGCTACCCAGTCGGCGATTTAACCAGGGACTCGAGTGACCGTTCGTCTCCGACAGAGCGGCTGAGAGTTCCCCCGTTTTAAAACGTTGACTGTTCAATCGGAGTCACTTCGTGAGTTGACCCGATAGACGAGGTATGGAAACTGAACCCGCTCTCTGCAAGTCGCGTCTACAGGACGGCTGCGATGTCTATCAGGCTCAGCCGGATCAGCCGTTCAGCGAAGCGGTCATCGAAGCGATCGCGGCAGACTCCGATCTGGACGCCCTCGAGATCGCAGACGAGTTCGGTCCCCTGTACGACGCGATCGATCCGTCTGCGCTCGATTCGCTGTTTCAGTCTCCCGAGGGAACGAACCGGACCGTCGGCTGTGTGACGTTCGTCTACGCTGGCTATCGGATCTCGGTCGATCAGACCGGTCGAGTCGTACTGACCGAACTGCAGTAACGGACACTCGAAACTACTCCCGCTGGATCAGTCCCTCGGCCTCCCTGCGCTCGAGCGAATCCGTCGGCTGTGGACGTTTCCGACCATATCCACGATACACGGTGACGATGCTCGTCAGACAGGTACTGGAACTGATTCAGCCACTGACGGGCAATCAAGGGAGTACCTGATTCTCGAGGTCGGCATCCACGCCCTCCGCGTCGATCCGGCGGACGTTTTCGGCGACGATATCCGCCAGCCGGTCGTAGTACTGTGGCGTGTGGCCGGCGTTGTGTGGTGTGAGCTGGACGTTCTCGAATGTCCACAGCGGATGCTCCTCGGGCAGCGGTTCCGGATCGGAGACGTCCAGTGCGGCCCCACGGATCCAGTTCGACCGCAGTGCCTCGACTAACGCGTCCGTTTCGATGACCGGGCCGCGGGCGACGTTGACTACCACCGCATCGGGATCGATCGTCACGAACGCCTCGCGGTCGAGCAACCCGCGGGTCGTCTCCGAAAGCGGACACGCC contains:
- a CDS encoding 30S ribosomal protein S17e, which produces MAIKPAYVKKTGNLLLEQYPEAFTTDFEQNKESVEKLTNVDSKGVRNRIAGYVTRKKGAQVPA
- the asd gene encoding aspartate-semialdehyde dehydrogenase — encoded protein: MAVRVGVLGATGAVGQRLIQLLDPHPDFEIAALTASDASAGKTYRQAAKWRVDSPIPDDVADMTVTATDPDDVPNDVDLLFSSLPSSVGEAVEPGFCEAGYVVSSNSSNGRMDEDIPLVIPEVNADHLDLLEVQRDERGWDGAMVKNPNCSTITFVPTLAALDDYGLEKVHVATLQAVSGAGYDGVTSMEIIDNAIPHIGGEEDKLETESKKLLGSFDGAELALNDVEVGASCNRIPTIDGHLENVFVETAEDLTPDEAAEAMREYPSLDLPSSPDQLIEVFEDPERPQPRLDRTLGDGMSVSAGGIRESTFGLQYNCLAHNTMRGAAGASVLNGELLLENGYL
- a CDS encoding HalOD1 output domain-containing protein; this encodes METEPALCKSRLQDGCDVYQAQPDQPFSEAVIEAIAADSDLDALEIADEFGPLYDAIDPSALDSLFQSPEGTNRTVGCVTFVYAGYRISVDQTGRVVLTELQ